Proteins encoded by one window of Lathyrus oleraceus cultivar Zhongwan6 chromosome 1, CAAS_Psat_ZW6_1.0, whole genome shotgun sequence:
- the LOC127124357 gene encoding (+)-cis,trans-nepetalactol synthase NEPS2, with product MAESSSTKSSLRLAGKVTIVTGGASGIGKETAHLFAKQGARIVVIADIQDKLGVQVAESIGTDKCRFVHCDIRIEDDVKNLVQSTVDSYGQIDIIHCNAGIVSPSDQTLLELDVTQANGVFATNAIGTALCVKYAARAMVAGKVRGSIVCTASISASYGVTTGTDYSMSKHAVLGLMRSASVQLAKYGIRVNSVSPNGLATPLTEKLLDADAKTVEEIFSKFSMLKGVVLRTNHVADAVLFLASNDSDFVTGLDLRVDGNYITSDAVI from the exons ATGGCAGAATCTTCATCAACCAAAAGCAGTCTTAGGTTAGCCGGGAAAGTAACCATCGTCACCGGAGGTGCCAGCGGTATCGGCAAAGAGACGGCGCATCTCTTTGCCAAACAAGGTGCACGTATAGTGGTGATTGCTGATATTCAAGACAAATTGGGAGTTCAAGTGGCTGAATCCATTGGCACCGATAAGTGCAGATTTGTTCATTGTGATATTAGAATTGAAGATGATGTCAAAAATCTCGTTCAATCAACTGTTGATTCTTATGGACAA ATAGATATTATACACTGCAATGCTGGGATTGTGAGTCCAAGTGATCAAACCTTGTTGGAACTCGACGTTACTCAAGCTAACGGCGTGTTTGCGACTAATGCTATAGGAACGGCATTGTGTGTAAAATATGCCGCCCGAGCGATGGTGGCAGGTAAGGTGAGGGGGAGCATTGTCTGCACGGCGAGCATTTCTGCTAGCTACGGTGTCACGACAGGGACAGATTACTCGATGTCAAAGCATGCGGTATTAGGGTTAATGCGCTCAGCGAGTGTCCAACTTGCAAAATATGGTATAAGAGTGAACTCAGTGTCGCCAAATGGATTAGCAACACCATTAACCGAGAAATTGCTAGATGCGGATGCAAAGACAGTGGAAGAGATATTTTCAAAATTCTCGATGTTGAAAGGAGTGGTTCTAAGGACGAATCATGTGGCAGATGCTGTGTTGTTTTTGGCATCTAATGATTCTGATTTTGTCACTGGTCTTGATCTTCGTGTGGATGGTAACTATATTACTAGTGACGCTGTAATTTAA